Genomic window (Oncorhynchus mykiss isolate Arlee chromosome 21, USDA_OmykA_1.1, whole genome shotgun sequence):
GCACGGAACTTGGTAAGTTATTTTGTTGATCTGGGACATTTCCGTGTGCTCAAATCATAAATATAGTTACATATTTCAATACCATTCACTTAATGTATTGATCTTATCATTTTTAAACCATAAAGTGTTGCTTTATATCCTTTACAATAGGGAAGACAATAACGCATAAAACGGATCTACTCGTTTGGACTATTGTCTTTACGCATGGTGAACATGGACAGGGTTATATTTGTCAGATATCTGGGAACTTTTAAAGTTTAGTGACCAATAAACGaacggttctctctctctctctctcgctctctccgacCGCTTAGGACATCATGATGCCGTTCCTAAGAACCCTGGTTGTGCTGGCTGTCCTCTGCGCGCCAACCTCCAGCCTCTGTCTCAGACTGTACCAGAGCGACTACAACCTCCTCTGTGACGATGACATACTAGCTGAGGTCCAGACGAACGACGTTCCCAGTGACACGTTCCCAGTGTCGGAAAGCTTGGGCTCCCTCTTCAAGTCAGGAGACACTCTCTCCTCCGCAGAGTCGCGGGAGAAAAGGACGTCGACTTACCCCGCCAACTACAGGTTTCTCAGTCAGACGCAGCTAAGGAGTAAGATGTTCCAGAACAGCATTAATAATGATCGGCTACGCAAGTTTACCCTGTCTCTAGATGTGCCCACCAACATCATGAACATTCTCTTTGACATCCAAAAGTCCAAGAACCTACGCGCAAAAGCGGCCGACAACGCGCGTCTGATGGCGCAGATTGGACGAAGGAAGAGACAGTAGACGGTTGAAGCTGCTACCCTGATTATCCATTACATATTAGATTTTCACTCTGACAAATACGTTTTGCTGGAAGTTTTATTTTTCCTCAAATCAAACTTTCAGATGCAGTATTtgtgagatgtttttttttctgtggGTATGATCTATCAAATTTAAATATGAAACATAGGGATTATTGAGATTTACTTTTCTGAAGTACAATTGGATTGTTTACTGTACAGGCCTATTCCATTTTAGAATCCCTGAAATTGAATGAAAATCAAAAGACAATTCGAGATAATTTTGAACTAGTCTATACACTGAATGATTTTCATTTCTCTTCAGAATATACATTTAAATTCATTAAAATGAAAGTACTTTCAAAAGAAGGTTAGGCCCTTTAAAGATATACAACTTCTAGTCTTCCACTGGAGTGTTAAAGATCGAACCAGGaaatgtgttgtaatgagagggGTCTTTGAAATTAGATAAGGCAAatgaggaaatatgtcaattgCATATGCATAAAATCAGTGGTTCAAGTGTAATTAGCCTGTCAATGGAAATGGTTTGCATCTCTTCTCATTTGTGCCCGCGTTTTATAGGAAAAACAAGGCATGCATATGCTTGAAATACGGTACAATACAAATTCTGTGAACAAATTGCTTTCATTGAAATTCGCACGCATGTTGCGGCATATTTAGTGTAAAGAGAAGCGAGTTAGCCTATATACCTTTGTGAATAGACGCTAGAATGTGAAATGATTAGGAGTTATTTCAAGGAAAATGCATGGTAGCCTCAATGTTTGATCATCAAATGTCTGTTATTTTTATACACAAAGGGATTATTTTTCCTCAAATAAAAGCAGATGAATTTAACGTTGTCTTCAATAACGGCCATTTTCACATTTAGAAGGTGTTGTAATTTAGGTGTTAGGCATAatcaagtcagtcagtcagctaatgGTAAACAACAGCTTTGTCTATATGAAGTAAATATATTATCGTCCCTATATATGCTATAGCTTTCAGGTGCGTTAAACACAGGTgtgttaaaaacacacacacacacacacacacacacacacacacacacacacacacacacacacacacacaattgggaGTCATCAGTGACCATTACATTTCCCCCTCTCTAAATATTTTAGAGGCATTTAAATATGTTATTTATTATTACATTGTGTTATATTAAAAATTGCATTTATTATGACAACAAGTGAGCCTATATGGAAACTTGAATGTGTGAACCAGCTTCAGGTTAGGAGTTTGGCAGCTCTGCAgtgtggtcactagctggcacagccacaaagtcgaaAGATCTGATTTCATACCTAACCCCAGTgacgacccgtcattcagggctgGTGGGACAGAGCCCCActtgttttgagccccacatttttttgCCAAAAAAATGGCTTTGCCTGTATTGCATGTTATTTTGTGTCAGATATCAGTtttcaaacaatgtaaaaaaaaaatatgtatatcattgagttaataaagctgcatacaaacatggtctcttttttgttttcttgagtaaggcagctacaaaatgcaggtgtttcaggcAATCTCAGCTTTCTGTGGTGGtagggcaagccagcagaaaatacggactGTTGCgtcatgattggctcagtgttctgtcactcatgaggACATCCTGGTAACTTTGAGAAAACACACTTTATTACAGAGTTGTCTCAAaatggctatgcatattcatgacatgaggctagtagcatagcatctTTCTCGATTGAATACAGGAGGGTGAAGTTAACCACCCTCGTCGAATATATACAAAATAAGATTACAATAATGACATGCATTAATCCACCAATCCAAACAAAGGATAGGTGGAAGCTAGACAGCCCGCTGTGCCTCTTTGTGGACAATGACTCCCATTGTTGGGGAAGAGAGACatgtatcttgtcagtatatccgTAATCTTTGCTACAATTAAATTACATTTCGTTTGATTGCTGCTGCGACGGCACACTGTTATTTTACCTAATAGATATCCGTTTATTGTGGgtctgtaatctgagggaaatatgtgtctctaatatggtcagacatttggcaggaggttaggaagtggagatcagtttccacctcattttgtgggcagtgtgcccATAGCCTATGGCGTCCTCTcgcaatagcaaggctatgttcactgagcctgtacatagtctaagctttccttaattttgggtcagtcatagtggtcaggtattggtgttttacattgtacacggaggatgcttttgtgaattcttggttgctGAGCGGacctcagacctcacaaccacaaagggcaataactgattcaagtattttttgggAGGGTGTagaggcccttcttgccttgtctctcagattgttcacagctttgtggaagttaccttgtggtgctgatgtttaggatGAGTTATGTATAGTTTTTAGCGTGCTCTACGGCAATAGTGTCTAGATGGTATTTGTGGTCCttgcaactggaccttttttggaacaccattatttttgtcttactgagatttactgtcagggcccagatctgacagaatctgtgcagaagatctaggtgctactgtaggccctccttggttgggaacagaagcaccagatcatcagcaaacagaagacatttgacttcagattctagtagggtgagtctgggtgctgcagactgttctagtgccctcgccaattcattgatatatatgtggAAAAGGGTGGGGCTTAAGGTGCATCCCTGtttcaccccacgaccctgtggaaAGACGTGTGTGTtgtttgccaattttaactgcacacttgttgtttgtgaacatggattttataatgtcgtatgtttttcccccaacaccattTTCGATCAATTTATATAGCAGACCCTGAGTCaaaagcatgagaagaactttgcctttgttttggatttgtttgtttgtaaattagggtgtgcagggtgaatacatggtctatcgtacggtaatttggtaaaagcCAATTTGAAAATTTCTCACTACATTGTTATCACTGAAGAAATGTATGAgtttgctgttaatgataatgcagaggattttcccaaggttgctgttgacgcatatagacgcggtagttattggggtcaactttgtctccacttttgtggattggggtgatcagtccttggtctcaggctgttggtggtaggtgcagaCATTTCAGCTGCCCTGGCGCCAGATAGGCAAACTGTTGCCATTTCATGTGTCCGAAGGTACAAACTCCCACCACTTCCCCGTGGGCCTGGAGAAGAAATCAAGTGCACTAtgctaccgctggccaatcagattgcTCAGATGACCGAGTCTGTAGTAaggtagcaggcataaaagaaagctacGGCAAAaatgatactgtgagatttcaaaacatttaaaaccatgactagagagaaactgccaacgaatacagcaaagagctgctgtgtttatgagtgagttcatgtttaagtttttactcagcactgtcaacactttgtattcaacacttttataacccATAAAATTAgcgttcttcctatttccactcaaCGCTACAACAATCAGcacagcagtaatgaatgagtagggaAGTGTGTTGATAGGCTGGCGTTGTTATTATTACCGGCTTGGGTCTTTTTTTAtattgaggaatatttcactttctctatTCATATGAGTAACAACATTAATTTGTGCATGAGACAGAAATAATGCAgtgccatcagctggaagacggtgtccctttttggtcagtgtcagtggagaaaagggagagcggagggatgttgagagacggaccctcagtctgctgctctgtccctcagatgcaggcaccatcggctcagtaaaataaaaagcaaattatttaaatgtatactcactcagctgtgcctcacaagtaatacaacaatggatctattaccggtgtgatcatatagcctacctcaaattttgaaatataattttCCCGAAAAACAATGCATTGGCTGgtcaattcaagcaaagccagtatgcggtgataatgtattgggcctatagcttactgcacaaacctcattgctacagtaatgtttttaattggttaatgatGCATAGGTTTacattttttaagtcatgttCATAAACAAATcagagcggtagatctcggcattttgactcagaaagtgatcttgactcagaaaaggttggtgaccattgATCTACGCGCAGCTCACTACTCCCCCTGCTACAAATCATTACATTGACGTCATTTCCGTCGACATAGACACAGATAGGAAGGTTGCATTTGGCGACGTGGAAGTGACTAGTCGTCTGTTGTGAGGCTGTACACCAACCACACTGATCCACAAACATTCCGTAACAATGATTAAGAAATTTGACAAGAAGGACGAAGAGTCTGGTAAGATAAATTAAGTGTAAAGAAGTCAATATAGCTGCTTGGAAATAGGTAACGTTTTTTTTGCCAACTAGTTACCactgacgttagctagctagtagctagcatTCCAGCTAGGTAACGTTAACTACACTAAGTTGGTATTCGTTTAGTggatatttttttgttgtcaaataGACGTGTCTGTCTTTGTTGACCACACTAGCTACATGTCTCTATTTGTTGAGCAGATATGTCAATTGCTTGGTAGCTAGCTTAAAGCGTCTTTATCTGTCAAATTAGCTTGCAAACTAGCTAAACTAACGTTAGTTGGTTAGAAGACTACGTTAACTGTGCCTAGTAAAAAATGCACTAATTCTTCTTTGGCTGTGCCGTGTAAAATATGATAAGAGATTCAATATCTAGTTAGCTACATGTGTCTATCGATGTACCGTATACTGGTAGTTAGCTCGCTAATTTTGTTAATTTAAAAACTGTCAATGTCGTCTTGCTCAAGCTTGTTGACCATAATTAGACGAGGTTTAAGCTACTACCTAAGTTATCTATTTACGAAATCCACATTCAACACGATATAGTAATGACGCATAGTAAGCGAACTACCTAGTTAGTCTTTATAGTTCCAATATAATCAAATGTTGTCTTAATGTGGCTGTTTTTTCTTCACTGCAACAATTAGGAAGTGGCTCTAACCCTTTCCAGCATCTTGAAAAGAGTGCAGTGTTGCAAGAGGCTCGCATCTTCAACGAGACTCCGATCAACCCCAGAAGATGTCTCCACATCCTCACCAAGATCATTTACCTACTCAACCAGGTGAGAAACAAACCCATAACATGCAAACCAATTGTTTTGCACGTATACCCTTTGATATTAACAGAAGATGTTTTTATGTTCTGTCTAGGGGGAGCACTTTGGAACTATGGAGGCGACCGAGGCCTTCTTTGCAATGACCAGGCTCTTCCAGTCCAATGATGTGAGAATAAGTTATTGCTTTGGGTTTAGTTAAATTATTGCTGATCATACAAGTAAACAACATTATTGACAGAACATACCGCAACAT
Coding sequences:
- the LOC110518420 gene encoding urocortin-3-like, with protein sequence MMPFLRTLVVLAVLCAPTSSLCLRLYQSDYNLLCDDDILAEVQTNDVPSDTFPVSESLGSLFKSGDTLSSAESREKRTSTYPANYRFLSQTQLRSKMFQNSINNDRLRKFTLSLDVPTNIMNILFDIQKSKNLRAKAADNARLMAQIGRRKRQ